The stretch of DNA GTTCTTTGTATTTCTTCTTCCCTTTTTGTGATCCCTGTGCATGCCAGTAATTTATTATTACACAACGAAAAAATGCTGAATGTGTCTATTATCTTTTTTCGTTGCCTCGATATATAGACAGTCTTTATGTATTATTGCCACGTAGTCTATATAAGGGCAAGGGCAATGTTGCTCCACCATAAGCTGATACCAGTTGCTGTCTGAATTAGAGATGGCAACGGGCACGCGCCCGTTGGGTATTGCTTGCCCATACCCGTACCCGTCAGGATAAAATACACCTGCTAAGAAACTCATATCCGTTGCCGGGTACAGATTATGTCCCAAACCCGTACCCGCATCAGTGGCGGGTACCCGTGGGCTACCCGTGCCCGACAATATGTTAACTACTCAACCACTCAGATGTATCAGCCAATAGACACATACATAAAACTGAGGCAATAATACATGATAAACATCAACCATAAGAGTGATAGAGTGTTTCACAAATCATAACACCATTGATCACATCAGACATCACAAGTTCACAGCTAGATTAATATGCAGTTACTGTCTACCATCCCTAGCATGGCACCACTAGTTCACTACATTAGACATCAAAGTTCCAAAATAAAGTTATTAGACCATAATAAAATGAGTATATGATCTGCATTCTTTATATTATGTCGGGTTTAAAAAATCCGTGGGTTTGCGGGTTCGGGTGCTACGATCCCATACCCGTGCCCGCGTACCCGCTGGGTATAGATTATCACCCATTAAGAAACCCACGGGTATAGATATTAGCCGTACCCGTACCCTAATAGAGTAAAAATCCGCCAGGTTTCGGGTATCGGGTACCCATTGCCATCTCTAGTCTGAATGTATACACCTTAAGGTGGATCCCACTCTACAATAAAGAACTAGCAACTTTGCAACCGTTCCTTCTCTTGGTGGCGTGAGTGGAGTGCAGTATTAAAGAGAGAAGGGATATGATGGACAAATGTGAAAGATCTAATAATTTTTTTAGTAGTCGGGGAACTAGCGTTGACAACTTGCTCAAAGGGAGTAGCTATCGCACGCACTAAACATTTAGTAAAGGTGGTGATGACATGTAGGTAGTTGGGTGGATTAAAAGATGCATTGATTCGGCGACTGTTTAATTTAATCAACATCCGGTCGAAGGTCAAAAAAATTGACTGATACAAAAACTTACAAATCATCAGCCGCGAGAAGCAAATATGATTCAAATGCACTTTGTTACAATTTGCCACTCCGATCCCTCTATCTAGAAATACATGAACTTTTGGAAATTTTAGAACGGAGTAAGGAGGAAATAAGGAAAATACCTTCATACAACACAGTCGATCGAGCGTAGGGGTTAGTTGGACTTATTGGTGGGTACAGAAACCCTTATACTTTTGGAAAGGTTTCAAATGCAATAAGTTCTTGCATATATTCGTCGACGGAGGGAGCTAGTACATGGTAAATAAGTGGTAAGTTATGATGGAACATTTCAAAATTATATGTTGACAAATATAATTGCTGGTTGCTGGCTACAATGTTCTTGCTTACTAATATTCATTCGTGGAATCAGGTAGCTAGGTTATGTGATTGAATGGCTCGAGGCGTCCTCCGGCCTCCTTATCTTCATCTTGGTTTTTGAAGATTACGGAAGTACTAGTACAACTCGCGGCATCTGCATCACCTTGCTCTCTACTCTGCTCTAGATGACCTGATGCCATGGCCGCTAGTGTTTCCTCCTTGTTCTTGCCCCAGAGCACGCAGTAGAGGCCCCCAACCAGCAGAATCCCACCCAAGATActggaaaggaaaaaaaaaaggtaaTTTGTGCAGGCAGATGTGACGATCTTGAAATTGATAAAAAAAATTCCCATTTCGAAAAGGAAGCAGATGAAAGAGTGTGGCCTGCCTTGCCTTCCGAGGTGGACGGTCTCCCCCAAGAGCGAGGAGCAGAGGACGGTGAGCAGCAGGCTCAAGGGGTTCCACATGGCCAGGAACACGGGGCCCTCCATGCCCACGCACCACGTCTGCAGGTAGTAGCAGGCGCCCGTCCCGACGATGCCCTGCATGCAGCCGCCGTGTGTGAGCATCGATCGATCTACTGAACATGGCAGAAGATTGGCCACTGAACACACTGATGATTTAGCCAGCAGCAGCACGTACAGAGTATGCAACGGCGACCAGGGAGAGATCCAGCCCGAGCTTCCATCTGGAGGGGTGACCCCTCTCCGCGACCGCCGCGACAAGGCCCGACTGCATCGCGCCGAACAGGCACTGGATCAGGGTCGCGAGCAGCTTGTTCGGGTACTCCTTCAGCAGCAGCCCCTGCTTGCACATGGATTGCATTCTGATGAGAAATTTCAGGTTCAGCAACTCAGCAGAGATCACTGAtcgatgatcatcttcttctcaTCTTCCCCACCCACCCATCGACTGCCTGATGACTGCCTGCCTGACTGACTGACCTGGAAGACGATCCAGAGGGACCATCCCACGCAGCTAAGCAGCATCACAAACGTCCCCGCGATCCACACGCCCTTGGAGACATGCTCGGCGGCCTGCCTGTCGCCGTGGCTGGCAAGCACGCGGTGACGGCCGAGAGGGCTCAGTGGCCGGCCGGCGCACAGGGCGACGACGAGTACTCCGGCGAGGCAGAGCGCGATGCCGGCGGTCTTGGCCATGCCCGACGAGCTCCTAAACTTGATCACCTCCATCCTGCCATTATAATGATGGCGTTCATATGTGCAGATATGCAAGTTATCAAATGATGATGCTGGTATCATCAATTCTCGTGCCATGATAATTGAATTGTAGCACCTCATGAGCAGCGCGAGGAAGAAGGTGATGGCAGGGATGGAGTTGCACATCGCAGATGCCACCGTTGCAGAGGTGTACTTGAGGCTGCCGTTGTACAGGATCATGCTCAATGTGTTCCTACACGAGACGATAGCACACATcgtttttttaagaaaaaaacaAGGTCAACTCAGCTGACAGTACTAGATACCAGAATTCTACTAGCTAGGTTGATCTATATATCCGGTAGGAATTGCAAAATTATTCTGGCCAACATTTATATACCCGACTAGCGCGTACAAGAACATCTTGGCAAGCAACCGGAAAGACATTGGCGGTGCATTTCTCCTGCAAGTCCAATAATACATGAAATTAACAACAATGAGTAATAAAAGGATTGGATCGGAAAAGATAGTGTTCTGCATCATACCAAAACACTTTGTTTTGACTTTCAAGAAGGATAGCCAAGGGCGTGAGGAAGAGCGATGCAGCTGCCAGGCGGTAGAAGACGTAGACGAACATGCTGAGGCCGCCGTCGAAGGCCGCCTTGGATAGCAACACGGTGGAGGCCAGGATCACCTGAATCGCCACGGCCACCGCGTAGGCCTTCTTCTTCATCCTCCGACCCTGCTGCTTCGTCATGCACTCATAGACGCATATACGTATCTCAAGCTAATTAACTACACTACTAATATATATGTATCACTAGCTAGATGATTAGATGTTATATATTCGTATGTTATGTATGAAGAGTTTCTCTGTTTTATTTGGTCGCCCAACTACGTATACGTAGCTATATAGCTACAGGTGGGTAAACAAGTAGTACAAATTATTGATGGAGACGTCAGCCAGAGAAACTACATATGTGCGCGTATTTTATACACTCGAAAAGTACATCGATTAGCTTGTGATTTAACAAGGACATGGATTCAAAGACTAGCTGCAAGCTAGGTCAATTTTTGTTCACGAaacataataataataataataataataataaataataataataataataataataataataataataaaataataataataataataataataataataataataataataataataataataataataataataataataataataataataataataataataggcCGCGGTCAGCTTTGTGTTGATACTTGCTCTAAGAACTTGGACGGTGGGGTAGCAGAGCCGGAAACAATTTCATTTTCTTAAAAAAGATATGACTTACGATATGATCTGCAACTGTATAAAATTTGAACTCAAAACTCAATATGTACGTGGGCAAAAAAGAAGATAGGATAGGTTAGACCAATTCaaatagtttaaatatataAAATTCTTATGTTTTTCACATAACTTAGGATGCAACCCTACAAAATTTAAACTTCAAACTCAATTTGTGCGTGGAGAAAATAAACACATGAACCTCTTTCTATACTCTATGCTAGATGAGCTAGGAAGGAAATCTTATTATGAGTTGCGTATTAGTCCTGGTTCAATTTATATCTATTTTTAAAACGTATCTGCTTGGTGTTGGCAGTAATTGGAAAGGATGAAGGCGGACAACGCACTcattgaaaaaaaaaaagaggaactaGGTTTTGGGATGTAGAAATGCCCTTTTAGGTCCTTCAGGGATGAAACTAAAGTCAATTTGAATCACGTTGTAATCAATTATATATATGTATTTGCCATGGATCTAAATATTATCTTCATACTTGATAACTTTTTTACCTCTTATTTACATTTATTTAATGCTATACTTAATATTAGCATCAGTTTCAAGATGTGCAATCAAAAGTTTAATTTTTTctccagtgccaataatttacTTTTGCTTGCCGCTTCCCGCCATTTCTGTCCAGGGCTGCTAACTGATGATACGAAAAATGGTCGCCAAACCTTCTTTTCTTGTGTTACATTATATCCCGATCGATCGAATGGATCACTCACACTTGTTCATCTGGTGGCGCTGACATTGCTCTTCCCCTTccttgcccttgttcttcttcttcgatctcTACATAATTCTGCTTGATTTTTTCATCCTCTGGATCATCAATCTTAGTCAGCTCCTTGCACGGCTCTATCTTTGCCTCCTTGCCTTTACCCCACAATACACTGTAAAGGCCACCAACCAGCAAGATGAAAACACAGATGGTGAAAACACAGATGGCAAAATAACAGCAGCTCTGCTTTAATTAGTTGAATATGCTACTTGTAGCAATGGATCAGAGAGCTTGGAAATCAATGCCTCAAATAATCAACAGCAGCTCGATTTGCAAAATAAACAAAGTAGCAGTACCTCAGTAGCAGCGCCAGTGCGAGGCAGGCAGTGAGTTGTCTGTTGCGGATGCCACGGTGGCAGAGGTGAACTTGAGGCTTACATGGTATAGGTTTAGGCTAAATGTAATCCTGAGGACAGGGGAAATGCCAGTGTATGTATTCCAGTCCATCATCCTGAAATCTACAACGCTGAAATTCTGAACCCCAACATGCATTTGTGTATGCACCTACCCGATTAAGGCGCATATGAAGAGCTTGAATAGCACCCACGATGACAGGAGGAGGGAGCCAGCAGCCTGGCGACAGAACATGAAGACGAAGATGGTCGAAGGCCGCCTTGGGTATCACGAACATGCCGGTGCAGAGCAGGTTACTGAAAGCAATGAGTTAACTGCTGGATGGGATGTGCTGGGCAAGAGGCCATGGAGTTGGGAGCGGGCGAGCGGCTTGTCCCGTGCTGTTAATC from Panicum hallii strain FIL2 chromosome 3, PHallii_v3.1, whole genome shotgun sequence encodes:
- the LOC112886198 gene encoding WAT1-related protein At5g64700-like → MFVYVFYRLAAASLFLTPLAILLESQNKVFWRNAPPMSFRLLAKMFLYALVGNTLSMILYNGSLKYTSATVASAMCNSIPAITFFLALLMRMEVIKFRSSSGMAKTAGIALCLAGVLVVALCAGRPLSPLGRHRVLASHGDRQAAEHVSKGVWIAGTFVMLLSCVGWSLWIVFQGLLLKEYPNKLLATLIQCLFGAMQSGLVAAVAERGHPSRWKLGLDLSLVAVAYSGIVGTGACYYLQTWCVGMEGPVFLAMWNPLSLLLTVLCSSLLGETVHLGSILGGILLVGGLYCVLWGKNKEETLAAMASGHLEQSREQGDADAASCTSTSVIFKNQDEDKEAGGRLEPFNHIT